One segment of Candidatus Limnocylindrales bacterium DNA contains the following:
- a CDS encoding DUF1566 domain-containing protein — protein MKKRTVLRVLPATIVLMAAVASAAPLCGDVNKSATVTSSDALAVLKAAVGADVSLQCSSCGDGLINPGEDCEAGSLEDATCIALGFAGGTLACATGCVFDTSGCYVSRFDASGATIVDRQTGLEWEKKEGAIAGFNPCPDNQDPLCANPHDVNNIYQWSSTNTGPDGGAFTDFLTQLNRGSSASGTGSTAGCYAGHCDWRLPTIEELATIVDTTDCGPDKPCVDTGFLPMRSDAYWSSTESSVHASTAWYVTFGNGDSATAEKTLRYFVMAVRGGA, from the coding sequence ATGAAAAAGCGGACAGTACTGCGTGTTCTTCCGGCGACGATCGTCCTGATGGCGGCGGTTGCCAGCGCCGCGCCGCTCTGCGGCGACGTCAACAAGTCCGCAACTGTAACCTCGAGCGATGCGCTCGCCGTCTTGAAAGCGGCCGTCGGTGCCGACGTTTCGCTCCAATGCTCGAGCTGCGGCGATGGTCTGATCAATCCGGGAGAAGATTGCGAGGCCGGAAGTCTCGAGGACGCGACCTGCATCGCGCTTGGCTTCGCCGGAGGAACGCTCGCGTGCGCGACCGGCTGCGTCTTCGACACGAGCGGCTGTTACGTCTCCCGCTTCGACGCATCCGGAGCAACGATCGTCGATCGCCAGACAGGCCTCGAATGGGAAAAGAAAGAAGGAGCGATCGCCGGCTTCAACCCCTGCCCCGATAATCAGGATCCGCTCTGCGCGAATCCCCATGACGTGAACAACATTTATCAATGGAGCAGTACGAATACTGGGCCCGACGGCGGAGCGTTCACGGATTTTCTGACGCAGCTGAACAGGGGCAGCAGCGCGAGCGGAACCGGTTCGACTGCCGGATGCTATGCAGGACATTGCGACTGGAGATTGCCGACCATCGAAGAGCTCGCCACGATTGTAGATACGACGGACTGCGGACCGGACAAGCCGTGCGTCGATACAGGGTTCCTGCCGATGCGGTCGGATGCTTACTGGTCGAGCACGGAATCGAGTGTGCATGCTTCGACGGCCTGGTACGTGACCTTTGGCAACGGCGACTCAGCCACAGCGGAGAAGACGCTGCGGTATTTCGTGATGGCGGTTCGCGGCGGGGCTTGA
- a CDS encoding methyltransferase, with the protein MPGNLDPSPIITLAGAFTASKTLFSAIEIGVFRELAGGPLDGETLRQRLSLHPRSSADFLDALVAIGVLDKNDGRYANTEAGAAFLDPSKPTYIGGFLEMAGARLYPFWGSLTEALRTGEPQNETKTGGDLFPVLYNDPARLKQFAQAMTGVSMGAAEAIAEKFPWKSYRAFVDIGCAQGCVPVQVALAHPHMTGGGFDLAQMRPIFEEYVASAGLSRRLTFTDGDFFNDPLPNADVLAMGRILHDWDLEQKKFLLAKAYAALPDGGALIVYESLIDDERRVNMFGLLMSLNMLIETRGGFDFTGADCMRWMKEAGFRETRVEHLNGPDSMVVGIK; encoded by the coding sequence ATGCCCGGCAATCTCGATCCGTCGCCCATCATTACGCTTGCGGGTGCGTTCACCGCGTCGAAGACGCTGTTCAGCGCGATCGAGATCGGCGTTTTCCGCGAGCTCGCCGGCGGGCCTCTCGACGGCGAAACTCTCCGGCAGCGTCTGTCGCTGCATCCGCGCTCGAGCGCGGACTTCCTCGATGCGCTGGTCGCAATCGGCGTGCTCGACAAGAACGACGGCCGATACGCGAACACCGAAGCGGGAGCCGCGTTCCTCGATCCGTCGAAGCCGACCTATATCGGCGGCTTCCTCGAGATGGCCGGCGCGCGTCTCTATCCGTTCTGGGGTTCGCTGACCGAAGCGCTTCGCACCGGCGAGCCGCAGAACGAGACCAAGACCGGCGGCGATCTTTTCCCTGTCCTTTACAACGATCCGGCGCGGCTCAAGCAGTTCGCACAGGCGATGACCGGCGTCAGCATGGGCGCCGCCGAAGCGATTGCCGAGAAGTTTCCGTGGAAAAGCTACCGCGCGTTCGTCGACATCGGCTGCGCGCAGGGATGCGTGCCGGTGCAGGTCGCGCTCGCGCATCCGCACATGACCGGCGGCGGCTTCGACCTTGCGCAGATGCGTCCGATCTTCGAGGAATACGTGGCCTCGGCCGGACTTTCCCGGCGCCTCACGTTCACCGATGGAGATTTCTTCAACGATCCGCTTCCGAACGCCGACGTGCTCGCGATGGGCCGCATTCTTCACGACTGGGATCTCGAGCAGAAGAAGTTCCTTCTCGCGAAGGCGTATGCGGCGCTACCGGACGGCGGCGCGCTGATCGTCTACGAATCGCTGATCGACGACGAGCGTCGCGTCAACATGTTCGGCCTGCTGATGAGCCTGAACATGCTGATCGAAACCCGCGGCGGCTTCGATTTCACCGGGGCCGACTGCATGCGCTGGATGAAGGAAGCCGGCTTCCGCGAGACACGGGTCGAGCATCTGAACGGACCGGACTCGATGGTCGTGGGGATCAAGTGA
- the hrpB gene encoding ATP-dependent helicase HrpB → MRTPLPIDDILAQIIESLSRTPNLVLKAPTGAGKTVRVAPSLVGLDCVHGTVLLLEPRRVAARAAARRIAIERGTALGDEIGYHVRFDRKAGAATRLVAMTYGIFLRRLQEDPLLADVGAVVFDEFHERSLDADVALAIARKVQREVREDLRIVVMSATLDARAAAAFLGDAPVVESAGRQYPIEIRHRAIEDPKAADRAVAATVRSVLDDSGGDVLVFLPGVGEIRRVHADLEPALAARNIDVMDLYGDLPAEQQDAVLRRGPRRKVVLATNVAESSVTIENISVVVDSGLARVMRFDPRVGVDRLELARISRASADQRAGRAGRTGPGICIRLWSAHDDRALRPAEEPEIRRVDLSRAVLELKAWGEPDVRSFAWFEAPEPSVLDAAEQVLAMLGCLSGKSLTAIGRRLARLPLPPRVARLLIEAERLGIVRRAAIAAALLTERDPFRRTSEDARQARRPSTAYESDVLERVLALERFADAKSSHASADLSTGAARSVFRVARELETSIRGEGASAGRENEPRHAAVEERLLQALLVAFPDRVARRRAPGSDRAVMVGGRGVRLSAGSVVATAELFVCVAVDGGRRGERSESLVWQASAIERSWLSAGDVREAVELEFDEQTESVTGRSVTRYLDLVLDEKPSPAARDAASIVLAERAAAVPARALDLAAAETAEWLARARSLSQWMPELALPSFDDDALSRVARGVAAGKRSFAEMRRAPVLDALRAELTYEQLRLLERHAPERIAVPSGSSVRIAYEPGQPPVLAVRIQEVFGMKETPRVAAGRVAVVLHLLAPNRRPEQVTDDLASFWKTTYAQVRKELRARYPKHSWPEDPLTAVAEHRPRRKRS, encoded by the coding sequence GTGCGCACTCCCCTTCCGATCGACGACATCCTTGCTCAGATCATCGAGTCGCTCTCGCGCACACCGAACCTCGTGCTCAAGGCTCCGACGGGCGCCGGCAAGACGGTGCGCGTCGCGCCGTCGCTCGTCGGTCTCGACTGCGTCCACGGAACGGTGCTGCTGCTCGAGCCGCGGCGCGTCGCCGCGCGCGCTGCAGCGCGCCGCATCGCAATCGAACGAGGAACTGCGCTCGGAGACGAGATCGGCTACCACGTGCGCTTCGATCGAAAGGCCGGCGCCGCAACGCGCCTGGTCGCGATGACGTACGGAATCTTCCTGCGGCGCCTGCAGGAAGATCCGCTGCTGGCCGACGTCGGTGCGGTCGTGTTCGACGAATTCCACGAGCGCAGCCTCGACGCCGACGTTGCGCTCGCGATTGCGCGCAAGGTCCAGCGCGAGGTGCGCGAAGACCTTCGCATCGTCGTGATGTCGGCAACGCTCGACGCCAGGGCGGCCGCCGCGTTCCTCGGCGATGCGCCGGTCGTCGAAAGCGCGGGACGGCAGTATCCGATCGAGATCCGTCATCGCGCGATCGAAGACCCGAAGGCGGCCGACCGGGCGGTTGCCGCGACGGTGCGAAGCGTGCTCGACGACAGCGGCGGCGACGTTCTGGTCTTTCTTCCCGGAGTCGGCGAGATCCGGCGCGTGCACGCCGATCTCGAACCCGCGCTTGCTGCACGCAACATCGACGTGATGGATCTTTACGGCGATCTTCCAGCCGAGCAGCAGGACGCCGTGCTGCGGCGCGGTCCGCGCCGCAAGGTCGTGCTCGCAACCAACGTCGCCGAATCTTCCGTCACCATCGAGAACATTTCTGTGGTCGTCGACAGCGGGCTCGCGCGCGTGATGCGCTTCGATCCGCGCGTCGGCGTCGACCGGCTCGAGCTCGCGCGCATCTCGCGGGCCTCGGCCGATCAGCGCGCAGGGCGTGCGGGACGTACCGGCCCCGGCATCTGCATTCGTCTGTGGAGTGCGCACGACGATCGCGCGCTGCGCCCGGCCGAGGAGCCCGAGATCCGGCGCGTCGATCTGTCGCGCGCGGTGCTCGAGCTCAAGGCGTGGGGCGAGCCCGACGTCCGATCGTTCGCGTGGTTCGAGGCGCCCGAGCCCTCGGTGCTCGATGCCGCCGAGCAGGTCCTCGCGATGCTCGGCTGTCTGTCGGGAAAAAGCCTTACTGCGATCGGACGCCGCCTTGCGCGCCTGCCGCTTCCGCCGCGCGTCGCAAGGCTGCTCATCGAGGCGGAACGGCTCGGCATCGTGCGGCGCGCCGCGATCGCGGCGGCGCTGCTCACCGAGCGCGATCCGTTCCGCCGAACCAGCGAGGACGCGAGGCAGGCACGACGTCCGAGCACCGCGTACGAATCCGACGTTCTCGAAAGGGTGCTCGCGCTCGAGCGCTTCGCCGATGCGAAGTCCTCGCACGCGTCAGCGGATCTCAGCACGGGCGCCGCGCGTTCCGTGTTTCGCGTTGCGCGCGAGCTCGAGACGTCGATCCGTGGCGAAGGCGCATCCGCCGGGCGCGAGAACGAGCCGCGCCACGCCGCCGTCGAAGAGCGTTTGCTCCAGGCGCTGCTCGTCGCGTTTCCCGATCGCGTCGCGAGGCGGCGCGCACCCGGCAGCGACCGCGCCGTCATGGTCGGCGGACGCGGCGTGCGCCTTTCGGCGGGCAGCGTGGTCGCAACTGCCGAGCTGTTCGTCTGCGTCGCGGTCGACGGCGGACGCCGCGGCGAACGGTCCGAATCGCTCGTCTGGCAGGCCTCGGCCATCGAGCGAAGCTGGCTCTCCGCGGGCGACGTGCGCGAAGCCGTCGAGCTCGAGTTCGACGAACAGACCGAGAGCGTGACGGGGCGCAGCGTCACGCGCTACCTCGACCTCGTGCTCGACGAGAAACCGTCGCCTGCCGCGCGCGACGCGGCGTCGATCGTTCTTGCCGAGCGCGCCGCCGCAGTGCCTGCACGTGCGCTCGATCTTGCGGCTGCCGAGACCGCCGAGTGGCTCGCGCGCGCCAGATCGCTTTCGCAGTGGATGCCCGAGCTCGCGCTGCCATCGTTCGACGACGACGCGCTCTCGCGCGTTGCGCGCGGCGTCGCCGCCGGAAAGCGTTCGTTCGCCGAGATGCGCCGGGCACCGGTCCTCGACGCGCTGCGCGCCGAGCTCACCTACGAGCAGCTTCGCCTTCTCGAGCGGCACGCGCCCGAGCGGATCGCGGTGCCGAGCGGAAGCTCGGTTCGCATCGCGTACGAGCCCGGTCAGCCGCCGGTGCTCGCGGTGCGCATCCAGGAAGTGTTCGGCATGAAGGAGACGCCGCGCGTCGCGGCCGGTCGCGTTGCGGTCGTGCTGCATCTGCTGGCGCCCAATCGGCGACCCGAACAGGTAACCGACGATCTCGCGAGCTTCTGGAAGACCACGTATGCGCAGGTCCGCAAGGAGCTGCGCGCGCGCTACCCGAAGCATTCGTGGCCGGAGGATCCGCTGACCGCCGTCGCCGAGCATCGCCCGCGGCGCAAACGCAGCTGA
- a CDS encoding nitroreductase family protein: MPQPADDSRLFDIMWTCRAMRRLKPDPVPEEILLQLVDAALHGPSGSNAQNWRFVIVRDRAQKEKIQALWQKTWGFYLDTFATAGLRPGETHEQREKTKAIATELANHIADVPALIFVCVARDEQLAKALASPATVVKIVKHFGVGGAARMAMSGPRISGLADGSTAYPAVQNILLSARALGLGAVLTTQHFFVPGEFEAAVGLPSTVTLAAVIPVGYPKGKFGPVQRPDPRAVVSWDRYDG, encoded by the coding sequence ATGCCGCAGCCAGCCGACGACAGCCGCCTTTTCGACATCATGTGGACGTGCCGCGCGATGCGGCGCCTCAAGCCCGATCCCGTCCCGGAAGAAATCCTCCTTCAGCTCGTCGATGCGGCCCTTCACGGACCGAGCGGCAGCAACGCGCAGAACTGGCGCTTCGTGATCGTGCGTGACCGCGCGCAGAAGGAGAAAATCCAGGCGCTGTGGCAGAAGACGTGGGGCTTCTATCTCGACACGTTCGCGACCGCCGGCCTGCGACCCGGTGAAACCCACGAGCAGCGCGAGAAGACCAAGGCGATCGCGACCGAGCTCGCCAATCACATTGCCGACGTACCGGCGCTCATCTTCGTATGCGTCGCGCGCGACGAGCAGCTTGCCAAGGCACTCGCTTCACCGGCAACGGTCGTCAAGATCGTCAAGCATTTCGGTGTCGGCGGCGCTGCGCGCATGGCCATGAGCGGGCCGCGAATCTCCGGCCTTGCGGACGGATCGACCGCATATCCGGCGGTGCAGAACATTCTCCTCAGCGCTCGTGCACTCGGCCTTGGCGCCGTGCTGACGACGCAGCACTTCTTCGTGCCGGGAGAATTCGAAGCGGCCGTCGGCCTGCCGTCGACGGTCACGCTCGCTGCGGTGATTCCGGTCGGCTATCCGAAAGGAAAGTTCGGACCGGTGCAAAGGCCCGACCCGCGCGCGGTCGTGAGCTGGGACCGCTACGACGGCTGA
- a CDS encoding porin, whose product MTSRARACRVVAVILVSLALANASARAGEPVPAPGSEPTTAELLRRIEALEKEVAELRGAGRAPEDRNTHGSAAPAQARRIQGAGGHDESAAAPAVEAPAVAKATGGTAKPTAGYDDGFFVSSGDGAYKLRINGYVQADGRFFADSDIRKNVDQFVIRRARLDLRAKLWKRYIVRIAPDFAGSDLSLKYAYIETDFSDAFMLRVGKYKTPFGIEQLESSTALPFAERALPDNIVPGRDIGVELFGDPTGGRLSYTIAVLNGVPDGGNGDGDVNDAVDIAARLFATPYAPSPYSPLRGAGFGIAGTWGREQGSTSSPQLPSYKTSGRTTFFSYEDDGTKAGTTIADGDRWRISPQASWYEGPFGLLTEYVRSSQRLSRDGDKATVDNQAWQIRTSWILTGERASPERVDPAYPFDFGGGHWGAWQLALRWSSLDVDAAAFRSGFADPSKSARHADAIAAAINWYLNHNVSVYLDYEHTMFGGGDGSGDRVDEDLFLTRMQLEF is encoded by the coding sequence ATGACTTCGAGAGCTCGTGCGTGCCGCGTCGTCGCGGTCATTCTGGTTTCGCTCGCGCTTGCGAACGCTTCGGCACGCGCCGGCGAGCCGGTGCCGGCGCCCGGCTCCGAGCCCACGACGGCCGAGCTACTTCGGCGGATCGAGGCGCTCGAGAAGGAAGTCGCCGAGCTGCGTGGCGCCGGGCGTGCTCCCGAGGATCGCAATACCCACGGTTCTGCCGCACCTGCACAGGCTCGCCGGATCCAGGGCGCCGGTGGGCATGATGAATCGGCGGCCGCACCGGCAGTGGAGGCGCCTGCTGTCGCTAAGGCGACCGGAGGGACTGCCAAACCGACAGCCGGTTACGACGACGGATTCTTCGTCTCCTCCGGCGATGGTGCGTACAAGCTGCGCATCAACGGTTACGTGCAGGCCGACGGACGCTTCTTCGCCGACAGCGACATCAGGAAGAACGTGGATCAGTTCGTGATCCGGCGCGCGCGCCTCGATCTGCGTGCGAAGCTCTGGAAGCGCTACATCGTCCGCATCGCGCCCGACTTCGCCGGCAGCGACTTGTCGCTCAAGTATGCGTACATCGAAACCGATTTTTCCGATGCGTTCATGCTACGCGTCGGCAAGTACAAGACGCCGTTCGGAATCGAGCAGCTCGAAAGTTCAACCGCTCTGCCGTTTGCCGAGCGCGCGCTACCCGACAACATCGTTCCCGGCCGTGACATCGGCGTCGAGCTGTTCGGCGATCCGACCGGCGGCCGGCTGTCGTACACGATCGCGGTTCTGAACGGCGTTCCCGACGGCGGCAACGGCGACGGCGACGTCAACGATGCAGTCGACATCGCCGCGCGCCTGTTCGCGACGCCGTATGCGCCGTCGCCGTACTCTCCGCTGCGCGGTGCGGGCTTCGGAATCGCCGGCACGTGGGGCCGCGAGCAGGGATCGACTTCGTCGCCGCAGCTTCCCTCCTACAAGACTTCGGGCCGGACGACGTTTTTCAGCTACGAAGACGACGGCACGAAGGCCGGAACGACGATCGCCGACGGCGACCGCTGGCGCATCTCGCCGCAGGCCAGCTGGTACGAAGGACCGTTCGGGCTGCTGACCGAATACGTGCGCAGCTCGCAGCGCCTCTCGCGGGACGGGGACAAGGCGACCGTCGACAACCAGGCGTGGCAGATCCGGACGTCGTGGATCCTTACGGGCGAGCGCGCATCGCCGGAGCGCGTCGACCCGGCGTATCCGTTCGATTTCGGCGGCGGACACTGGGGCGCGTGGCAGCTCGCGCTTCGCTGGTCGTCGCTCGACGTCGACGCCGCGGCGTTCCGCTCCGGATTCGCCGATCCGTCGAAATCCGCGCGACATGCGGATGCGATCGCCGCCGCGATCAACTGGTATCTGAACCACAACGTTTCGGTCTATCTCGACTACGAGCACACGATGTTCGGCGGCGGCGACGGCTCGGGCGACCGCGTGGACGAAGACCTCTTCCTTACGCGCATGCAGCTCGAATTCTGA
- a CDS encoding GTP-binding protein, producing the protein MTRQAQVLVVSGFLGSGKTTLVRHLLEEGQRDGIRTAVVSNEFGELGIDEALLASADGDFVELSGGCVCCRLSDDLLKTLQQLWERTHPERVVVECSGIALPYDTLINFWRDPVREWATDESSVVVVSAEQVAAGRDLDHTFEDQVCSADLLVLSKVDLVGEEGAERAEQLLRRMQPDVAIVRATYGNVDSRVFFPPEPGVRAVRAADAVHDHASHAHDDYVCEELTFAPGLADSEIQAALEKRASLRAKGFVRTRSGLRLVQGVAGRIELTTPASPPPEAIVGRVVVIDRARTTAPVRGPGISTDSLKRGSQS; encoded by the coding sequence ATGACACGCCAGGCCCAGGTTCTCGTCGTCTCCGGCTTTCTCGGCAGCGGCAAGACCACGCTCGTGCGGCACCTGCTCGAAGAAGGACAACGCGACGGCATCCGTACGGCTGTCGTCTCCAACGAATTCGGCGAGCTCGGCATCGACGAAGCACTGCTCGCTTCGGCCGACGGCGACTTCGTCGAGCTGTCGGGCGGCTGCGTGTGCTGCCGCCTGTCGGACGATCTTCTGAAGACGCTCCAGCAGCTGTGGGAGCGCACGCATCCGGAGCGCGTCGTCGTCGAATGCTCGGGCATCGCGCTTCCGTACGACACGCTGATCAATTTCTGGCGCGACCCGGTGCGCGAGTGGGCCACCGACGAAAGCTCGGTCGTGGTCGTCAGCGCCGAGCAGGTCGCCGCCGGCCGCGACCTCGACCATACGTTCGAAGACCAGGTGTGCTCGGCCGACCTGCTCGTGCTGAGCAAGGTCGACCTCGTCGGCGAAGAGGGCGCCGAGCGCGCCGAACAGTTGCTGCGGCGGATGCAGCCGGACGTGGCGATCGTTCGTGCGACCTACGGCAACGTCGACTCGCGCGTGTTCTTTCCGCCGGAGCCGGGCGTACGTGCCGTGCGCGCTGCCGATGCCGTGCACGACCATGCGTCGCACGCGCACGACGACTACGTCTGCGAAGAGCTCACGTTCGCGCCGGGTCTCGCCGATTCGGAGATCCAGGCTGCGCTCGAAAAGCGCGCATCGCTTCGTGCCAAAGGGTTTGTCCGCACGCGGTCCGGGCTGCGGCTCGTGCAGGGCGTTGCCGGCCGCATCGAGCTGACGACCCCTGCGTCGCCGCCGCCCGAAGCCATCGTCGGTCGCGTTGTCGTCATCGATCGGGCAAGAACCACGGCGCCGGTGCGCGGGCCCGGCATCAGTACGGACAGCCTGAAGAGAGGAAGCCAGTCATGA
- a CDS encoding MBL fold metallo-hydrolase, with amino-acid sequence MILHSHSWRLAATVVAALVVSASGARANDVAVMATDGYFDVSRIDPVNFAIHEPHYWQQNIAYVLKGEQRAILFDTGSGTRDIAFVADKVTKKPMTAVASHMHYDHIGSHASFHQVAMIDLPETRAATSNNWYSPPLTKSLGPLAHGFAVTEWWKPGDVIDIGGRKIEVVHIPGHSSDSIALVERKSGYAFVGDHLYGGTLLANLPGSDLALYLQSTKKLLNDYPEIRMVFGAHEPGTMKRESLVALETALTAILEQRAQGQRIWWLGWMVSRYPFDGFTILAAAP; translated from the coding sequence ATGATCCTGCATTCACATTCGTGGCGACTGGCTGCGACGGTCGTCGCCGCGCTCGTGGTCTCTGCCTCCGGTGCCCGCGCGAACGACGTCGCGGTGATGGCGACCGACGGCTACTTCGACGTTTCGCGCATCGATCCGGTCAACTTCGCGATCCACGAACCGCATTACTGGCAGCAGAACATCGCCTACGTGCTCAAGGGCGAGCAGCGCGCGATCCTGTTCGATACCGGCTCGGGCACGCGCGACATCGCGTTCGTGGCCGACAAGGTCACCAAGAAGCCGATGACGGCGGTCGCGTCGCACATGCACTACGACCACATCGGCAGCCACGCGAGCTTCCACCAGGTCGCGATGATCGATCTTCCCGAGACGCGGGCCGCGACCAGCAACAACTGGTATTCGCCGCCGCTCACCAAAAGCCTCGGCCCGCTCGCGCACGGCTTTGCGGTCACCGAATGGTGGAAGCCCGGCGACGTGATCGACATCGGCGGGCGCAAGATCGAGGTCGTGCACATTCCCGGCCATTCGTCGGATTCGATTGCGCTCGTCGAGCGCAAGAGCGGCTACGCGTTCGTCGGCGACCATCTTTACGGCGGCACGCTGCTGGCGAACCTGCCGGGATCCGATCTGGCGCTCTATCTGCAGTCGACGAAGAAGCTGCTGAACGACTATCCGGAGATCCGCATGGTTTTCGGTGCGCACGAGCCCGGCACGATGAAGCGCGAGTCGCTGGTCGCGCTCGAGACGGCGCTCACTGCGATTCTCGAGCAGCGCGCCCAGGGCCAGCGCATCTGGTGGCTCGGCTGGATGGTTTCGCGCTATCCGTTCGACGGGTTCACGATTCTCGCCGCCGCGCCGTAG
- a CDS encoding PPOX class F420-dependent oxidoreductase — translation MKNASGISPTRAEGLRIFGVVPYSRLTTFKRDGSRVSVPIWQAVGGDRIYMFTEAASWKVKRLRNNPRIELTTCDWRGNPDGGPTWTGSGHVVGDKATVARAYEAIDRKYGWQKWLLDIVSKIGGRYNGRAVLEITLDEAADA, via the coding sequence ATGAAGAACGCATCCGGGATCAGCCCGACCAGAGCCGAGGGGCTTCGAATCTTCGGCGTCGTCCCGTACTCGCGCCTGACGACGTTCAAGCGCGACGGATCGCGCGTATCGGTTCCGATCTGGCAGGCCGTCGGCGGCGACAGGATCTACATGTTCACCGAAGCCGCGTCGTGGAAGGTCAAGCGCCTGCGCAACAATCCGAGGATCGAGCTGACGACCTGCGACTGGCGCGGAAACCCGGACGGCGGTCCGACGTGGACCGGCAGCGGCCACGTCGTCGGCGACAAGGCGACCGTCGCGCGCGCGTACGAAGCAATCGACCGCAAATACGGCTGGCAGAAGTGGCTGCTCGACATCGTCTCGAAGATCGGCGGCCGCTACAACGGGCGCGCAGTCCTCGAGATCACGCTCGATGAGGCGGCGGACGCGTAA
- a CDS encoding class I SAM-dependent methyltransferase: protein MRSTGNSGASGGSGKSEKSDKSDNSQWKDHFSHASRDYRLWRPGYPRELFAWLASQTPATGLAWDCATGNGQAAGVLAEFFSRVVATDASAQQIHEAEPYDRVEYRVAPAEKPPLDDASADLVTVAQALHWFDVERFHAEARRVLKPSGVIAEWGYQLAEISAEIDERVRWFAGVTVGPYWPPERALIDAAYADIPFPFETVAAPPFAMKASWDLAHFVAYLGTWSSVSAYRRRVGSDPLPALYDELAPIWGSGERDVRWPLHLRVGQK, encoded by the coding sequence ATGCGAAGCACGGGCAATTCAGGCGCGTCGGGCGGCTCCGGCAAATCAGAGAAATCCGACAAATCGGACAATTCGCAATGGAAAGACCACTTCAGCCACGCGAGCCGTGATTACCGGCTGTGGCGCCCCGGCTATCCGCGCGAGCTGTTCGCGTGGCTCGCGTCGCAGACTCCGGCAACGGGCCTTGCGTGGGACTGTGCGACCGGAAACGGCCAGGCCGCCGGCGTGCTCGCCGAATTCTTCTCGCGGGTCGTCGCAACCGATGCCAGCGCGCAGCAGATCCACGAAGCCGAGCCGTACGACCGCGTCGAATATCGCGTCGCGCCGGCTGAAAAACCGCCGCTCGATGACGCGAGCGCCGATCTGGTGACCGTGGCGCAGGCCCTGCACTGGTTCGACGTCGAGCGTTTCCATGCGGAAGCGCGGCGTGTGCTGAAACCGTCGGGCGTGATCGCCGAGTGGGGCTATCAGCTCGCCGAGATCAGCGCGGAAATCGACGAGCGCGTACGGTGGTTCGCCGGCGTTACCGTCGGACCGTACTGGCCGCCCGAGCGTGCGCTCATCGATGCCGCGTACGCCGACATTCCGTTTCCGTTCGAAACCGTCGCCGCGCCGCCGTTTGCGATGAAGGCGAGCTGGGATCTCGCGCACTTCGTCGCGTATCTCGGCACGTGGTCGTCGGTATCCGCATACCGCCGCAGAGTCGGAAGCGATCCGCTGCCTGCGCTTTACGACGAGCTCGCTCCGATCTGGGGCAGCGGCGAGCGCGACGTTCGCTGGCCGCTTCACCTTCGCGTCGGCCAAAAATGA
- a CDS encoding prolipoprotein diacylglyceryl transferase family protein yields MIPPYAGPTIFHIGPLSFPLFGLLVVTGVVIGHWIVLRLAAEKGIGLDEMRNAAAWAIGAGFVGAHLVDVFVYHPERLAHDGPLALVRIWQGISSYGGFFGALAGVGFYFWRLGKSWWTHADILIQGLVAGWVFGRLGCTLTSDHLGRLSSFALAFNYPGGARHNVGFYELLYTVLVLVPAIFVLRRRENERRYLPGTYIATLAALYAPARFGLDFLRATDIAHPDPRWLGLTGAQYFSVLVFALSLWMLQRIAASEPAAPSKS; encoded by the coding sequence ATGATCCCCCCATACGCAGGACCGACAATTTTCCACATCGGTCCGCTGTCGTTCCCGCTGTTCGGACTTCTCGTCGTGACCGGCGTGGTCATCGGCCATTGGATCGTGCTGCGGCTCGCCGCCGAGAAAGGAATCGGTCTCGACGAGATGCGAAACGCCGCGGCGTGGGCGATCGGCGCGGGGTTCGTCGGAGCGCATCTGGTGGACGTGTTCGTCTACCATCCGGAGCGGCTCGCACACGACGGACCGCTCGCGCTCGTGCGCATCTGGCAGGGAATCAGCTCGTACGGCGGGTTTTTCGGTGCGCTCGCCGGCGTCGGCTTCTACTTCTGGCGTCTCGGCAAGAGCTGGTGGACGCACGCCGATATCCTGATCCAGGGACTCGTCGCAGGTTGGGTCTTCGGGCGGCTCGGCTGCACGCTGACGAGCGATCACCTCGGCCGGCTGTCGAGCTTTGCGCTCGCGTTCAACTACCCGGGCGGCGCGCGCCACAACGTCGGCTTCTACGAGCTGCTGTACACCGTGCTCGTCCTGGTGCCCGCGATCTTCGTTCTTCGCCGGCGCGAGAACGAGCGGCGATATCTTCCCGGAACGTACATCGCGACGCTCGCCGCGCTGTATGCACCGGCGCGCTTCGGGCTCGACTTCCTGCGCGCGACCGATATCGCGCATCCGGATCCTCGCTGGCTCGGGCTTACCGGGGCGCAGTACTTCTCCGTACTGGTCTTCGCGCTTTCGTTGTGGATGCTGCAGCGAATCGCGGCGTCTGAGCCGGCCGCACCATCAAAGAGTTGA